In Pseudomonas sp. MYb327, one DNA window encodes the following:
- the lexA gene encoding transcriptional repressor LexA, with amino-acid sequence MYSMTTLTPRRTAILTFIRERIAEHGQSPSLAEISEAFGFASRSVARKHVLALTEAGFIEVNPNQARGIRLLGQPPRPELLDIPVLGRVAAGAPIGADAEIHSRLLLDPSIFSRVPDYMLRVRGDSMIEDGILDGDLVGVHRSPEAVNGQIVVARLDGEVTIKRFERIGDTVRLLPRNPAYQPIVVEGDRDLAIEGVFCGLVRQG; translated from the coding sequence ATGTACTCCATGACGACATTAACTCCCCGCCGTACCGCCATCCTGACCTTTATCCGCGAACGCATTGCCGAACACGGTCAATCCCCGAGCCTCGCTGAAATCAGCGAGGCGTTCGGTTTCGCCTCCCGCAGCGTGGCGCGCAAGCACGTGCTGGCGCTGACCGAAGCCGGGTTTATCGAGGTCAACCCGAATCAGGCCCGGGGCATTCGCCTGCTCGGGCAACCGCCGCGCCCCGAACTGCTGGACATCCCTGTACTGGGCCGGGTCGCGGCCGGTGCGCCGATCGGCGCCGATGCGGAAATCCATAGCCGTTTGCTGCTCGATCCGTCGATCTTCTCCCGGGTGCCGGACTACATGCTGCGGGTTCGCGGTGACTCGATGATCGAGGACGGCATCCTCGACGGCGATCTGGTGGGCGTGCATCGCAGCCCCGAGGCCGTCAACGGCCAGATTGTCGTGGCACGCCTCGACGGCGAGGTCACTATCAAACGCTTCGAACGGATCGGCGACACGGTGCGCCTGTTGCCGCGCAACCCGGCCTACCAGCCGATCGTCGTTGAAGGCGACCGGGACCTGGCCATCGAAGGGGTGTTCTGCGGCCTGGTGAGGCAAGGCTGA
- a CDS encoding fumarate reductase/succinate dehydrogenase flavoprotein subunit: MTRTTLEQEYDIVVIGGGTAGPMAAIKAKERNRDLRVLLIDKANVKRSGAISMGMDGLNNAIIPGHSTPEQYTKEITIANDGIVNQAAVYAYATHSFETIEQLDRWGVKFEKDETGDYAVKKVHHMGAYVLPMPEGHDIKKVLYRQLKRARVSITNRLVCTRLLTDEEGAVNGVMGFDCRTADFHVIKAKAVILACGAAGRLGLPSSGYLMGTYENPTNAGDGYAMAYHAGAELANLECFQINPLIKDYNGPACAYVTGPLGGYTANNKGERFIECDYWSGQMMWEFHQELESGNGPVFLKLDHLAEETIQNIEEILHSNERPSRGQFHANRGTDYRTQMVEMHISEIGFCSGHSASGVWVNEKAETSVKGLYSAGDMAAVPHNYMLGAFTYGWFAGNNAADFVAGREFSALDAEQIETEKQRVYAPLDREHGLPPAQVEYKLRRFVNDYLQPPKVTKKMQIGLQRFSDIQRDLDQIKAHNAHELMRAMEVSMIRDCAEMAARASLFRAESRWGLYHYRVDHPQRNDSDWFCHCHLKKGENGLMTSFKKAVEPYIIPLDAEEMQAYDRLRVGADAA; encoded by the coding sequence ATGACCCGAACGACTCTCGAACAGGAATACGACATCGTCGTGATTGGCGGCGGCACTGCCGGACCCATGGCCGCGATCAAGGCCAAGGAACGCAACCGCGATCTGCGCGTGTTGCTGATCGACAAGGCCAACGTCAAGCGCAGCGGCGCGATCAGCATGGGCATGGATGGCCTGAACAACGCGATCATCCCTGGTCACTCGACGCCGGAGCAGTACACCAAGGAAATCACCATCGCCAACGACGGCATCGTCAATCAGGCCGCCGTCTATGCCTACGCGACCCACAGCTTCGAAACCATCGAGCAACTGGACCGCTGGGGCGTGAAGTTCGAAAAGGACGAAACCGGCGACTACGCGGTGAAAAAAGTCCACCACATGGGCGCCTACGTGCTGCCGATGCCGGAAGGGCACGACATCAAGAAAGTTCTCTATCGCCAGTTGAAGCGGGCGCGGGTGAGCATCACCAATCGCCTGGTATGCACCCGTTTGCTGACGGACGAAGAGGGCGCAGTGAACGGCGTGATGGGCTTCGATTGCCGCACCGCCGACTTCCATGTGATCAAGGCCAAAGCGGTGATTCTGGCCTGCGGTGCCGCCGGGCGTTTGGGGCTGCCATCTTCGGGTTACCTGATGGGCACCTACGAAAACCCGACCAATGCCGGTGACGGTTACGCCATGGCTTATCACGCAGGGGCCGAGTTGGCGAATCTGGAATGCTTCCAGATCAACCCGTTGATCAAGGACTACAACGGCCCGGCCTGCGCCTACGTCACCGGCCCGCTGGGTGGCTACACCGCCAACAACAAGGGCGAGCGCTTCATCGAGTGTGATTACTGGAGCGGGCAGATGATGTGGGAGTTCCACCAGGAACTCGAAAGCGGCAACGGCCCGGTGTTCCTCAAGCTCGATCACCTGGCCGAGGAAACCATCCAGAACATCGAAGAAATCCTGCACAGCAACGAACGACCGAGTCGCGGTCAGTTCCACGCCAATCGCGGCACCGATTACCGCACGCAAATGGTCGAGATGCACATCTCCGAGATCGGGTTTTGCAGCGGGCATTCGGCATCGGGGGTGTGGGTCAACGAGAAGGCCGAGACTTCGGTCAAGGGTTTGTACTCGGCCGGCGACATGGCAGCGGTGCCGCACAACTACATGCTTGGTGCGTTTACCTATGGCTGGTTTGCCGGCAACAACGCGGCGGACTTTGTCGCTGGCCGCGAGTTTTCAGCGCTGGATGCCGAGCAGATCGAAACCGAAAAACAACGGGTCTACGCACCGCTGGACCGTGAACACGGCCTGCCACCGGCCCAGGTCGAGTACAAGCTGCGTCGTTTCGTCAACGACTACCTGCAACCGCCGAAAGTGACCAAGAAGATGCAAATCGGCCTGCAACGTTTCAGCGATATCCAGCGCGATCTCGATCAGATCAAGGCCCACAACGCCCACGAGCTGATGCGCGCCATGGAAGTCAGCATGATCCGCGACTGCGCCGAAATGGCTGCCCGAGCGTCGTTATTCCGCGCCGAAAGTCGCTGGGGGCTTTACCACTACCGGGTCGATCATCCTCAGCGCAACGACAGCGACTGGTTCTGCCATTGCCACCTGAAGAAGGGTGAAAACGGCCTGATGACCAGTTTCAAGAAAGCCGTCGAGCCTTACATCATCCCGCTCGACGCCGAAGAAATGCAGGCCTACGACCGGTTGCGGGTCGGTGCCGATGCGGCTTGA
- a CDS encoding TorF family putative porin, whose protein sequence is MKAFTLIALGSLSMLPLISQAIVLNDDFSLLMDVTLASDYRTRGISQTQNDPALQAGATLQHSSGLYLGAWTSNVDFGGGLKTRQEVDYYAGWFWQPTDDVSLDLGYLKYSYPKESQFNQSEVYGILSVYGVKLGTYYSDDAPGIDSEQNSLYSYVGYETELPYDVGLKLRYGLMDFKDPHLYSSSGEAEDSYREWEVKLTHELAGVMLGLSYIDTDLSKSQCASNWGFDDVCSATVVASVSKSF, encoded by the coding sequence ATGAAAGCTTTCACCCTGATCGCCCTCGGTTCCTTGAGTATGCTGCCCTTGATCAGCCAGGCCATTGTCCTGAACGACGATTTTTCGTTGCTGATGGATGTGACTCTGGCCAGCGACTACCGCACCCGAGGCATCTCGCAAACCCAGAACGACCCCGCATTGCAGGCCGGTGCAACCCTGCAGCACAGCAGCGGCCTGTACTTGGGCGCGTGGACTTCCAACGTCGATTTTGGTGGCGGACTGAAGACCCGTCAGGAAGTTGATTACTACGCCGGTTGGTTCTGGCAGCCCACGGACGATGTGAGCCTTGACCTCGGCTATCTCAAGTATTCATACCCGAAAGAGAGCCAGTTCAATCAGAGCGAGGTCTACGGGATTCTCAGCGTTTATGGGGTGAAACTCGGCACCTATTACTCCGACGATGCGCCGGGCATCGACAGCGAGCAGAACTCGCTCTACAGCTACGTCGGCTACGAGACTGAACTGCCCTACGACGTGGGCCTGAAACTGCGTTACGGCTTGATGGACTTCAAGGACCCGCATCTGTATTCGAGCTCGGGTGAGGCCGAGGATTCGTACCGCGAATGGGAGGTCAAGCTGACCCATGAACTGGCGGGTGTGATGCTGGGCCTGAGCTACATCGACACCGATTTGTCGAAGAGCCAATGCGCGAGCAACTGGGGGTTCGACGATGTGTGCAGCGCGACGGTGGTAGCGAGCGTCAGCAAATCCTTCTGA
- a CDS encoding amidohydrolase, translating into MKRFIPNLLMVAVSFASLEAMAATDLVLFNGKIFTADRSQPKVQALAVQDGKVLQVGSDAQIKALIDSGTKVIDLAGKTLMPGLIDSHSHAIFGGLEMVSANMEDEVVELDELEKRLRAWREDGKAKHGDVLSVAGMSSAYWAQAEALGKTFNSGEWADIAVVFTGSDHHTAWANNVMLKRSGIDAALLKTLPDAEKDTIGKLADGSPNGFLVDAGWDRVASKMPSPSAADMLKAAQTAVSYNNSLGITAWMDPAANAAPGEPIFALKPTEKTVGVLPVYKALSESGGMTAHVAALLVANGKSVPGDLDTLDKVRQQFQGIPNLTLPGIKIFADGVIEYPAQSAAMIDPYTNSHKPGELLIDPKHFGELVSAIDQRGWLVHIHAIGDRAVRESLNGIAQARKDRQSGVTHSITHLQIVNPKEFARFKPLDVIASMQLLWASADDYTTDMIKPYVSALAFRYQYPAHSLLKQGATISGASDWPVSTPNPFNAMAQAMTRVGPLGVLNAKERIDRETMFYAYTLNAARTIGLDKQIGSLSAGKQADFIVVDRDVFSVDEKALHDTQVLQTWFAGRQVYAPTL; encoded by the coding sequence ATGAAAAGATTCATCCCGAATCTGTTGATGGTGGCAGTGAGTTTTGCCTCGTTGGAAGCCATGGCGGCGACTGATCTGGTGCTGTTCAACGGCAAGATCTTCACCGCCGACAGGAGCCAGCCCAAGGTCCAGGCCTTGGCGGTGCAGGACGGCAAAGTGTTGCAAGTGGGCAGCGATGCGCAAATCAAGGCCCTGATCGACTCAGGAACGAAAGTCATCGACCTGGCCGGCAAAACCCTGATGCCCGGCCTGATCGACAGCCATTCCCATGCGATTTTCGGCGGTTTGGAGATGGTCTCGGCCAACATGGAAGACGAGGTGGTCGAGCTCGATGAACTGGAAAAACGCCTGCGTGCCTGGCGTGAAGACGGCAAGGCGAAGCATGGCGATGTCCTGAGTGTGGCCGGCATGAGCTCGGCTTACTGGGCGCAGGCCGAAGCCTTGGGCAAGACATTCAACAGCGGCGAATGGGCCGACATCGCTGTGGTGTTCACCGGCAGCGACCACCACACGGCGTGGGCCAATAACGTGATGCTCAAGCGCTCCGGCATCGACGCGGCGCTGCTGAAAACCCTGCCAGACGCTGAGAAAGACACCATTGGCAAACTGGCCGATGGCAGCCCCAACGGCTTTCTTGTGGATGCCGGTTGGGACCGCGTCGCCTCGAAAATGCCATCGCCAAGTGCCGCCGACATGTTGAAAGCGGCGCAAACCGCCGTGAGCTACAACAACAGCCTCGGCATCACCGCATGGATGGACCCCGCCGCCAACGCCGCGCCCGGCGAACCGATTTTCGCCCTCAAGCCTACGGAGAAAACCGTCGGCGTGCTGCCGGTGTACAAGGCGCTGTCGGAAAGCGGCGGCATGACTGCCCACGTCGCCGCGTTGCTGGTGGCCAACGGCAAAAGCGTTCCCGGCGATCTCGACACCCTGGACAAGGTTCGCCAGCAGTTCCAGGGCATTCCCAACCTGACATTGCCCGGCATCAAGATCTTCGCCGACGGCGTGATCGAATACCCGGCGCAGAGCGCGGCGATGATCGACCCCTACACCAACTCGCATAAACCGGGTGAGCTGTTGATCGATCCGAAGCATTTCGGTGAACTGGTCAGCGCCATCGATCAGCGCGGCTGGCTGGTGCACATCCACGCCATCGGTGACCGTGCGGTGCGCGAATCGCTGAACGGCATCGCCCAGGCGCGCAAGGATCGGCAGAGCGGCGTGACCCACTCCATCACGCACTTGCAGATCGTCAATCCGAAAGAGTTCGCGCGTTTCAAACCCCTTGATGTCATTGCCTCGATGCAACTGCTGTGGGCCAGCGCAGATGACTACACCACGGACATGATCAAACCTTACGTCAGCGCCCTGGCGTTCCGTTACCAGTACCCGGCTCACTCGCTGCTTAAACAGGGCGCGACCATCTCCGGAGCCAGCGACTGGCCGGTATCCACGCCGAACCCGTTCAACGCCATGGCCCAGGCCATGACGCGGGTCGGCCCGCTGGGTGTGCTCAACGCGAAAGAGCGCATCGACCGCGAAACCATGTTCTACGCCTACACCCTCAACGCCGCCCGCACCATAGGCCTGGACAAACAGATCGGTTCGCTGAGCGCTGGCAAACAGGCCGACTTCATCGTGGTCGACCGCGACGTGTTCAGCGTCGATGAGAAAGCCCTGCACGACACCCAAGTGCTGCAAACCTGGTTCGCCGGCCGTCAGGTCTACGCGCCAACCCTCTAA
- a CDS encoding ABC transporter permease, which translates to MYGSFFRWIPRAASLVFCLLFWQLAASHHWNLGLVTFANVPTPLAVIEAALGLGDSGKLGQHLSSSLSRVFAGYLAALIIGVALGLAIGRSKWAEDLLLPPLEVLRPIPAVAWIPLAILMFPSSELSMVFITFTGALFPILLNTVHGVEGVDPRLIASAKSLGAGRRAILLEVILPGAAPSIITGLAIGMGTSWFCLVTAEMISGQYGIGYYTWESYTIQNYADIVVGMLLIGVLGMGSSLLIKRLGGLFTPWHRPRGKA; encoded by the coding sequence GTGTACGGATCATTTTTTCGCTGGATACCCAGAGCGGCTTCACTGGTTTTCTGCCTGTTGTTCTGGCAACTCGCCGCCAGCCACCACTGGAACCTCGGCCTGGTGACCTTCGCCAACGTCCCGACACCACTGGCCGTGATCGAAGCCGCGCTCGGCCTTGGCGACTCCGGCAAGCTCGGCCAACACCTGAGCAGCAGCCTCAGCCGGGTCTTCGCTGGCTACCTCGCGGCGTTGATTATCGGCGTTGCTCTGGGACTGGCCATCGGCCGTTCGAAATGGGCCGAAGATTTACTGCTGCCACCGCTGGAAGTGCTGCGCCCGATTCCGGCCGTGGCCTGGATCCCTCTGGCAATCCTGATGTTCCCGTCTTCAGAGTTGTCGATGGTTTTCATCACGTTTACCGGTGCGCTGTTCCCGATCCTGCTCAACACCGTGCACGGCGTAGAAGGCGTCGACCCACGGCTGATCGCTTCGGCGAAAAGCCTCGGGGCAGGGCGCCGGGCGATTCTGCTGGAAGTGATTCTGCCGGGTGCCGCGCCGAGCATCATCACCGGCCTGGCGATCGGCATGGGCACCTCGTGGTTCTGCCTGGTGACCGCCGAGATGATCTCCGGCCAGTACGGCATCGGCTATTACACCTGGGAGTCCTACACCATTCAGAACTATGCCGACATCGTCGTCGGCATGTTGCTGATCGGTGTCCTCGGGATGGGCAGCAGCTTGCTGATCAAACGCCTGGGCGGTTTGTTCACGCCTTGGCATCGACCACGAGGAAAAGCCTGA
- a CDS encoding ABC transporter substrate-binding protein, whose translation MLLRAAFAGLVLASFTLSASAETIRIAIGTQDTTINCAAGGLLIRELGLLDKYLPHDGQYKDAKYDIEWKNFTSGAPLTNEMVAGKLDFGAMADFPGSFNGVAFETAGKHSLFISVLSGSTKGSGNGIVVPSASGVQSLAELKGKTISVPFASTAHGMLLRAVAAQGWDPLKDVNIIAQPPEVAGSALQAGKIDAHADFVPFAELFPSRGFARKIYDGSQAGAPTFHGALVDQSYAKKYPEIVVAYLRASIEANQLLAAEPEKYSELIAKVTGVDAEVNYLFHGPLGVQTRDLSWKPEYRQAVGTAIDTLKLLKKADRGLDLNTFIDDQYIRAAFKASNLDYSAQLANYAQTPLNAVDAASGKAITDFGHVAEIWVRGEPKVRQYASAETAFTALAALKQEGKNIRAVYAQASDSGIKLLADQAWFASDAKGRLSAFLLKGQAQQFASAQGGKVFDFTDATTQAVAVR comes from the coding sequence ATGCTCTTGCGTGCAGCGTTTGCCGGTCTGGTACTGGCCTCATTCACTTTGTCGGCTTCGGCCGAAACCATTCGCATCGCCATCGGCACCCAGGACACCACGATCAACTGCGCCGCCGGCGGTTTGTTGATTCGCGAACTGGGCCTGCTGGACAAATACCTGCCCCACGACGGTCAGTACAAAGACGCCAAATACGATATCGAGTGGAAAAACTTCACCAGTGGCGCGCCGCTGACTAACGAAATGGTCGCCGGCAAACTCGACTTCGGCGCCATGGCCGATTTCCCCGGTTCGTTCAACGGCGTGGCGTTTGAAACGGCGGGTAAGCACAGCCTGTTTATCAGCGTGCTGTCCGGCAGCACCAAGGGCAGCGGCAACGGCATTGTGGTGCCGAGTGCCTCGGGCGTGCAGTCGTTGGCGGAGCTGAAAGGCAAGACCATTTCCGTGCCGTTCGCCTCGACCGCCCATGGCATGTTGTTGCGTGCGGTGGCGGCGCAGGGTTGGGATCCGTTGAAGGACGTGAACATCATCGCCCAGCCACCGGAAGTCGCCGGTTCCGCATTGCAGGCCGGCAAGATCGACGCCCACGCTGATTTCGTACCGTTCGCCGAGTTGTTCCCGAGCCGCGGATTCGCGCGCAAGATTTATGACGGATCCCAAGCGGGCGCGCCGACGTTCCATGGCGCGTTGGTGGATCAGAGCTACGCGAAAAAATACCCGGAAATTGTCGTCGCCTATCTGCGCGCCAGCATCGAAGCCAACCAGTTGCTCGCCGCTGAACCGGAGAAATACAGCGAGTTGATCGCCAAAGTCACCGGCGTCGATGCCGAGGTCAATTACCTGTTCCACGGGCCGCTCGGCGTACAGACCCGCGACCTGAGCTGGAAACCGGAATACCGTCAGGCCGTCGGCACCGCTATCGACACCCTCAAGCTATTGAAGAAGGCTGATCGCGGTCTCGACCTGAATACCTTCATCGACGACCAGTACATCCGCGCCGCCTTCAAAGCCTCGAACCTCGACTACAGCGCACAACTGGCCAACTACGCGCAGACGCCGTTAAACGCCGTCGATGCCGCCAGTGGCAAAGCCATCACCGACTTCGGTCATGTGGCCGAGATCTGGGTGCGCGGCGAGCCGAAAGTCCGCCAGTACGCCTCGGCGGAAACCGCGTTCACCGCATTGGCTGCGCTGAAGCAGGAAGGCAAAAACATCCGTGCGGTGTATGCGCAGGCGAGCGATAGCGGCATCAAGTTGCTGGCGGATCAGGCGTGGTTTGCCAGTGATGCGAAAGGGCGGCTCAGCGCATTCCTGCTCAAAGGCCAGGCCCAGCAATTCGCCTCGGCCCAGGGCGGTAAGGTGTTTGACTTTACCGATGCCACCACACAGGCCGTGGCCGTGCGCTAA
- a CDS encoding ferredoxin family protein: MAYQPQEIFFRSNAPVTVDEDLCIAHKGCTVCVDVCPMDLLAINPATQKAYMAFDECWYCMPCEKDCPTGAVKVDIPYLLR, from the coding sequence ATGGCCTATCAACCCCAGGAAATCTTCTTCCGCTCCAACGCGCCGGTCACGGTCGACGAGGACCTGTGCATCGCCCACAAGGGCTGCACCGTGTGCGTCGACGTCTGCCCGATGGACTTGCTGGCGATCAACCCGGCCACGCAAAAAGCCTACATGGCGTTCGATGAATGCTGGTACTGCATGCCGTGTGAAAAGGATTGCCCGACCGGGGCGGTGAAAGTGGATATCCCTTATTTATTGCGTTGA
- a CDS encoding LysR substrate-binding domain-containing protein — MDKLGALKMFVVTAQLGSFSRAAEQLGKTPSALTKAVNHLEAELGARLFERSTRRILLTESGRLYLETARQVLQRLDEAGEEIEQLQHGLRGSLKITAPLAYGQAFLDQVCGGFLEQYPQINLQVDLCDEFVNLLESGYDLALREGHDDLPGLIARVVGSNRLALCGSPQYLARKGLPVTPQTLDDHEWLLYRHPLLSREFWWAERDGQRLSLPQPQSPRLRSDNYDLLLANALAGRGLLHTPLWSAAPYLADGRLVRLMADYDIDPDSFGPHILAVYPSHRRATAKVLAFIDYIAGFLEFRGLS, encoded by the coding sequence ATGGACAAGTTGGGTGCACTGAAGATGTTCGTGGTCACGGCGCAACTGGGCAGTTTCAGTCGCGCCGCCGAGCAACTGGGCAAGACCCCGTCGGCCCTGACCAAAGCGGTCAATCACCTGGAAGCGGAACTCGGCGCGCGTTTGTTCGAGCGCAGCACCCGGCGGATTTTGCTCACCGAATCCGGGCGGCTCTACCTGGAAACCGCACGTCAGGTGTTGCAGCGGCTGGACGAGGCCGGCGAGGAAATCGAGCAGTTGCAGCATGGTCTGCGCGGCAGCCTGAAAATCACTGCGCCGCTGGCTTATGGGCAGGCTTTTCTCGATCAGGTGTGTGGCGGTTTTCTGGAACAGTACCCGCAGATCAACTTGCAGGTGGACCTGTGCGACGAGTTCGTCAATCTGCTCGAAAGCGGCTATGACCTGGCCTTGCGCGAAGGCCATGACGACTTGCCGGGGCTGATCGCCCGGGTGGTTGGCAGCAATCGCCTGGCGCTGTGTGGCAGCCCGCAATACCTGGCGCGCAAAGGGCTGCCGGTCACCCCGCAAACCCTCGATGACCACGAATGGCTGCTGTATCGCCATCCGTTGCTCAGCCGTGAATTCTGGTGGGCGGAGCGCGACGGCCAGCGTCTGAGCCTGCCGCAACCGCAGTCGCCACGGTTGCGCAGCGACAATTACGACCTGCTGCTGGCCAATGCCCTGGCCGGGCGCGGTTTGTTGCACACGCCGTTGTGGAGTGCCGCGCCGTATCTGGCTGACGGGCGACTGGTGCGGCTGATGGCCGACTATGACATCGACCCGGACAGCTTCGGTCCGCACATTCTGGCGGTGTACCCCAGCCATCGGCGGGCCACGGCCAAAGTGCTGGCATTCATCGATTACATCGCAGGGTTTCTGGAGTTCCGTGGCTTGAGCTGA
- a CDS encoding ABC transporter ATP-binding protein: MSVFQHPEGRIDIRGLSISLGEGSAAFEAVQGLDCQIEPGQFVCILGPSGCGKSTLLGALAGHLTTFTGTLNVDGAHVSGPSPQRGMVFQHHTLFPWRTVRDNVAFGLKMRGIGKGERHKAADEILALVGLEGFAERWPDQLSGGMQQRVEIARVLVNRPRLLLMDEPFGALDALTRLNMQELLLDIWTRIRTTVVFVTHDIDEALFLADRLLVMSSRPGRIIEDLRLDFPRPRTTELVTSHEFSRLKRHCLELLRHEDGRQLPRLNPLGLPPENKLPRFAL, translated from the coding sequence ATGAGCGTTTTTCAACACCCGGAAGGGCGCATCGATATTCGCGGTTTGTCGATCAGCCTGGGCGAGGGCAGTGCCGCGTTCGAAGCTGTGCAAGGCCTCGATTGCCAGATCGAACCGGGACAGTTCGTGTGCATTCTCGGGCCGTCCGGTTGCGGCAAATCCACCTTGCTCGGCGCCTTGGCCGGGCATCTGACAACGTTCACCGGAACCCTTAATGTAGACGGTGCACACGTCTCGGGACCTTCGCCACAGCGCGGCATGGTGTTCCAGCATCACACGCTGTTCCCTTGGCGAACCGTGCGCGACAACGTTGCCTTCGGCCTGAAAATGCGTGGCATCGGCAAAGGCGAACGGCACAAAGCCGCCGATGAAATTCTCGCCCTGGTCGGCCTCGAAGGCTTTGCCGAGCGCTGGCCTGATCAGTTGTCCGGTGGCATGCAGCAGCGTGTGGAAATCGCCCGGGTGCTGGTCAACCGTCCACGGCTGTTGTTGATGGATGAGCCGTTCGGCGCGCTCGACGCGTTGACGCGTTTGAACATGCAGGAACTGTTGCTGGACATCTGGACGCGAATTCGCACCACCGTGGTGTTCGTCACCCACGACATCGACGAAGCGCTGTTCCTCGCCGATCGCTTGCTGGTGATGAGCTCGCGTCCCGGGCGGATCATCGAAGACCTGCGTCTCGACTTCCCCCGGCCACGCACCACTGAACTGGTGACCAGCCACGAATTCTCCCGCTTGAAGCGTCACTGCCTCGAATTACTGCGTCACGAAGACGGTCGGCAATTACCGCGCCTGAACCCTCTCGGACTTCCTCCTGAAAACAAACTGCCGCGATTTGCCCTATGA
- a CDS encoding DUF971 domain-containing protein has product MNPLAVGNSRSKQQLRLNWPDGREQRLDHAELRRQCPCSQCRAFRLRGTPPLVDSRVQVIEVNSQGYGLQLVFSDGHERGIYPWAYLAGLTR; this is encoded by the coding sequence ATGAACCCGCTGGCGGTGGGAAATTCCCGGAGTAAACAGCAGCTTCGCTTGAACTGGCCGGATGGTCGCGAGCAGCGGCTGGATCATGCCGAGTTGCGCCGGCAGTGTCCGTGTTCGCAATGCCGGGCGTTTCGGTTGCGAGGGACGCCGCCGCTGGTGGATTCAAGGGTTCAGGTGATCGAAGTGAATTCGCAGGGTTATGGGTTGCAACTGGTGTTCAGTGACGGCCACGAACGCGGGATTTATCCGTGGGCGTATCTGGCCGGGCTTACTCGGTGA
- a CDS encoding HEAT repeat domain-containing protein, translated as MTSLFDVTDNDDILALQSRLTDEDAGVRRIALIDLADLEEPDGLLWLVNRLGEDPAEEVRAEAARLLEAWEDEPVVEALCQALTDPSAAVQAAAAQSLSLLKSEAAGRVILPWTAHAEIGVRIAAFRALRELRYPDAASAALLALGDQDASVRREAVGVLGWLKQLDALPALARLASADPDTEVRRAATGALGLASDGHVLPALRQALQDQAWQVREEAATTLGKVGHIDAGPALVEALSDDYWQVRLRATRSLGRLRFVPALDALIETLGHRISNLRKEAALALGELNEKGAIAPLLAAQDDGDPEVRKAVRIALSQLQ; from the coding sequence ATGACCTCTCTATTCGATGTAACCGATAACGACGACATTCTTGCCCTGCAATCGCGCCTCACCGATGAGGATGCCGGCGTGCGCCGCATCGCCCTGATCGACCTGGCCGATCTGGAAGAACCGGATGGCCTGCTGTGGCTGGTCAATCGACTGGGCGAAGACCCGGCCGAAGAAGTCCGCGCCGAAGCCGCACGGTTGCTGGAAGCCTGGGAAGATGAGCCAGTGGTCGAAGCACTGTGCCAGGCGCTGACCGATCCGTCCGCAGCGGTGCAAGCCGCCGCCGCGCAAAGCCTCAGCCTGCTCAAGAGCGAAGCGGCGGGCCGGGTGATTCTGCCGTGGACGGCGCATGCCGAGATCGGTGTGCGCATCGCGGCGTTCAGGGCCTTGCGCGAGTTGCGCTATCCGGACGCGGCTTCGGCGGCGCTGTTGGCGTTGGGTGATCAGGACGCCAGTGTCCGCCGTGAAGCGGTTGGCGTGCTGGGCTGGCTCAAACAACTGGATGCCTTGCCGGCCCTGGCGCGATTGGCCAGCGCTGACCCGGACACCGAGGTGCGACGCGCGGCCACCGGCGCGCTCGGTCTGGCGTCTGACGGTCACGTTTTGCCGGCCCTGCGACAAGCGTTACAGGATCAGGCCTGGCAAGTGCGTGAGGAGGCTGCCACCACACTGGGAAAAGTCGGACACATCGACGCCGGCCCGGCCCTGGTAGAAGCCTTGAGCGACGATTACTGGCAAGTCCGACTGCGTGCCACCCGCAGCCTCGGTCGCTTGCGCTTCGTTCCAGCCCTCGACGCGCTGATCGAAACCCTCGGCCACCGCATCAGCAACCTGCGCAAGGAAGCCGCCCTGGCCCTCGGCGAATTGAATGAAAAAGGCGCCATCGCGCCGCTACTCGCCGCGCAAGACGACGGCGACCCGGAAGTGCGCAAAGCCGTGCGCATTGCCCTGAGCCAGCTGCAATGA